Proteins found in one Synechococcus sp. LA31 genomic segment:
- the rplV gene encoding 50S ribosomal protein L22, translating to MANTSSTTAQAHGRYIRGSVSKVRRVLDQIRGRSYRDALIMLEFMPYRSTGPITKVLRSAVANAENNLGLDPASLVISSATADMGPVMKRFRPRAQGRAYAIQKKTCHISIAVAPAA from the coding sequence ATGGCTAACACCTCATCCACCACTGCCCAGGCACACGGCCGCTACATCCGCGGCTCCGTGTCCAAGGTGCGTCGTGTGCTCGATCAGATCCGTGGTCGCAGCTACCGCGACGCGCTGATCATGCTCGAGTTCATGCCCTACCGCTCCACAGGCCCGATCACCAAGGTCCTACGGAGTGCTGTGGCCAACGCCGAGAACAACCTGGGTCTCGATCCCGCTTCTCTTGTGATCTCTTCCGCCACGGCGGATATGGGTCCGGTGATGAAGCGTTTCCGCCCCCGCGCCCAGGGTCGCGCCTACGCGATTCAGAAAAAAACCTGCCACATCAGCATTGCTGTGGCTCCTGCCGCCTGA